One stretch of Podospora bellae-mahoneyi strain CBS 112042 chromosome 2, whole genome shotgun sequence DNA includes these proteins:
- the zrg17 gene encoding cation diffusion zinc membrane transporter Zrg17 (EggNog:ENOG503NXD4; COG:P), whose amino-acid sequence MAPGPKPSLQPPGTPPTPVFAITGQHGEPSFHFVCEDFDLDQQQQQPGRNHPNNEPEATVRSEPEAAPFLSPVQHYLAPSPRSSPAAFLDPYSHHPSLRPPTPDHLFNSMSSDGGLAANGGDAPAMKNPFNFQTQIISSGPVKSNIGQRRGHRYKHSSISATHQIFQEPPPRPPPVLPASLPIPTLREAWSSMQRDQKARLWWCSLHALIALYVFLSAEGSLAMTALSHLVFFDVGSAAVCVAVDVLGNFEVWRRSSIRHPFGLQRAEVLAGFAMSVFLVFGGFDLISHSMKDVLESVGHHAPHHPVSRTDDSSQPAGGGHGGGGHSHGARYITPGTLDLASFAAFVSTLISAYGLRNHGRIRRVMRVPLPYLSSLLPESTVLSNPFHFLTLFFSGIMLVLPLVYIPHIIWLDRLICATISLSMFFLGARLAVGQGFMLLMSYNHVDSKKQKGDSSEVASVIKEIESEPQVQRVEEAQFWQVHYGLAMANLKVKVKGGEMMGGGQGQDGAVSQLRQRLGRVVQNRLGEGYGRGGSLRWEVTVQMSSD is encoded by the exons ATGGCTCCAGGTCCAAAGCCGTCTCTTCAACCTCCAGGGACACCGCCGACGCCGGTTTTTGCGATTACCGGTCAACACGGCGAGCCCTCTTTTCACTTTGTATGCGAGGATTTTGATCTggatcagcaacaacaacagccaggTCGAAATCATCCAAACAACGAACCCGAGGCAACCGTCCGATCAGAGCCGGAAGCCGCGCCCTTTTTGTCCCCGGTACAGCATTACCTCGCGCCCTCCCCACGAAGCAGTCCTGCCGCCTTCCTCGATCCCTACTCTCACCACCCGTCGCTACGGCCGCCGACGCCCGATCATCTCTTCAACAGCATGTCGTCCGATGGGGGCCTTGCCGCCAACGGCGGCGATGCGCCTGCCATGAAGAACCCCTTCAACTTCCAAACCCAGATTATCTCGTCTGGACCGGTCAAATCT AACATCGGCCAACGCCGCGGCCACAGATACAAAcactcctccatctcggccactCACCAAATCTTCCAAGAACCACCCCCTCGACCGCCCCccgtcctccccgcctccctccccatcccaaccctccGAGAAGCCTGGTCGAGCATGCAGCGCGATCAAAAAGCCAGGTTATGGTGGTGCTCCCTCCacgccctcatcgccctctaCGTCTTCCTCTCGGCTGAAGGCTCCCTGGCCATGACAGCCCTCTCCCACCTAGTCTTCTTCGACGTCGGCTCCGCCGCAGTCTGCGTAGCAGTCGACGTCCTAGGCAACTTTGAAGTATGGCGCCGCTCCTCGATCCGGCACCCCTTCGGCCTCCAACGAGCCGAAGTCCTCGCCGGCTTCGCAATGTCTGTCTTTCTCGTCTTTGGCGGATTCGACCTGATCTCGCACTCCATGAAAGACGTCCTCGAATCCGTCGGCCACCAcgcccctcaccaccccgtcTCAAGAACCGATGACTCCTCCCAACCCGCCGGCGGTGGCcacggaggtggtggtcacaGTCACGGAGCACGATACATCACCCCCGGTACCCTCGACCTCGCCTCCTTCGCAGCCTTTGTTTCAACCCTCATCTCTGCCTACGGCCTGCGAAACCACGGCCGGATCCGCCGTGTCATGCGCGTGCCGCTGCCgtacctctcctccctcttaCCCGAATCCACCGTCCtttccaaccccttccacttTCTCACCCTCTTCTTTTCAGGCATCATGCTTGTCCTGCCGCTAGTCTACATCCCCCACATCATCTGGCTCGACCGTCTAATCTGCGCGACGATTTCCCTGTCTATGTTTTTTCTCGGGGCTCGTCTAGCAGTAGGACAAGGGTTTATGCTCCTCATGTCGTACAACCACGTCGACAGCAAGAAACAAAAGGGGGACAGCAGCGAAGTCGCCAGCGTgatcaaggagattgagagCGAGCCGCAGGTtcagagggtggaggaggcgcagTTTTGGCAGGTGCACTATGGGCTTGCGATGGCGAATCTGAAGGTCAAGGTtaaggggggggagatgatggggggagggcagGGGCAGGATGGGGCGGTCAGCCAGTTACGGCagagattggggagggtggtgcagaatcggttgggggaggggtatgggaggggggggagtttgaggtGGGAGGTTACTGTGCAGATGAGTAGTGACTGA